The Symphalangus syndactylus isolate Jambi chromosome 3, NHGRI_mSymSyn1-v2.1_pri, whole genome shotgun sequence genome has a segment encoding these proteins:
- the FAM237B gene encoding protein FAM237B → MCFATRRWFYLQLGCVMLINLVNADFEFQKGVLASISPGITEDIDLQCWKACSLTLIDLKELKMEHNVDAFWNFMLFLQKSQRPGHYNVFLNIAQDFWDMYVDCLLSRSHGMGRRQVMPPKYNFPQKITGGNLNVYLRE, encoded by the coding sequence ATGTGTTTTGCTACGAGAAGATGGTTCTATCTACAGCTGGGCTGCGTGATGCTGATCAATCTGGTTAATGCTGACTTTGAGTTTCAAAAGGGAGTGCTTGCCAGCATCAGCCCAGGAATCACCGAAGACATTGATCTCCAGTGCTGGAAAGCTTGCTCTTTGACATTGATAGATCTCAAGGAACTCAAGATGGAGCACAACGTGGATGCTTTTTGGAATTTCATGTTGTTCTTGCAAAAATCTCAGCGGCCTGGACATTATAATGTCTTCTTAAACATAGCTCAGGATTTCTGGGACATGTATGTAGACTGCTTGCTTTCAAGATCTCATGGAATGGGCAGAAGACAGGTGATGCCCCCCAAATATAATTTTCCACAGAAAATAACAGGAGGtaatttaaatgtgtatttaaGAGAATAG